The Humulus lupulus chromosome 7, drHumLupu1.1, whole genome shotgun sequence region atcatatttatattccattgtgattacgtcactataaataagattagttatatgcttgagaatttaatagaagtttatattaaacaaataatgatgaaaataaagattttcatgaaaaaatagactattttttatataattataaaattaggatatgctacaaaaacaaatgaaactctgccaattttttttatagattttattaattgttttcattttttaatttgcacactatgtcgagatattctgtatattatttacaggttttaaaattttgggagatgttaaaatgcagttgttatgtTGCCAAAATTTTGGTAGGCTtagaaaaatttaataattaaatttcaattatgttggatgtcctagaaaaaagaactaggagtagtagtagaagaagaagagTGATATGAAATTTAGATAAGATGCAAATAAAAAGTCAATAATGCTTTAAATATTTCTTAATAATATTCAAAaagtaatatttttaaaattttttattataaaaaaatattcattaattgttaattaatatacAACTAaaacacaagcaatcaacacttAGCCAATTAGAACTCTCAACAGTTAACAGTTAGATCCTAGCAACGAGATTCATGTTGGTAGAGAATGGCGTTCTTTTTGTCATGTTTTCCATTGCCAATTTGACATATTATTCGAAAATTGGCATAGATGACATAAATGCATTTTGATAGAACAATTGACTTGAAAGTATCAGCAAATAACGTATCTGATTTAGCCAGATTATTTGACATGGTAGGATTTAAGACTTACATTCAATTTGAAGATAGACGGACATGATCAACTATATATAATTAGAAACAAAGTACACCACAAACTAATACCAGCCTTAGGAAAATTTGAAAAAGATAATGGAGTTTGAAGCATCTGAACAACCCTTCTCATATTTGGTCTAAGAAATGGATTTTCTTGAACACACCACATGTACATGGAAACCATCACTACATACATCATAAGCCTCTCCTTATCAGCTAAAGCATCAACTCCATAATCCACAAGAACATCCAATGACCCTTCGCTAAAACAATCATAACCCAATCTTATTCAACAATTAGTTTTGCTAGGAGAAAATACACAGAATCAAACATTATTCAACACACTGGTAAACAAATCCTCCAAATGTTGATTTGATTGTATAGTGCAAAGACGATACCCCCACTTATATTCATCTATAGTCAGACGCATATTCTGCATTCATGGTAGTGCCATTACAGAAAATGGGTAAATAagcaatatatacatatatatacattagaAAGGAATGAAGCAAATGATTTCAAAACTTGTGAACAAGATAGATAGATAGAGATGTACCTGAATCACAGTCGATAAACACACGAGATGTGACGTGCTTGACTTTATAGAAATCCTCTCCTCCTTCTTCCATCCTTTCTTTGAATTTCTTAGGCATATGACGTATCTCCATATGATTGAGTGTAAGAATGTTTCTTAATCCATCTGGAACTCTCCTCAATCCCCTGCATTGTTCAATACGCAAATAGCCAAGTCTAGACAATGCACTCTCCTCCACCTTCCACTCTTTTAATCCTCGTAGACCAATAAGCTCAAGAGATTCAAGTCGATTGAAACCTCCTCTTGAGCACACCATCTCATCCCCCATAAAGCAATTTATAGAAATGAGAAGGACTCTTAATTTTGGTAGCTTTTCTAATGTTGGCATTGGATCATCCTCAAGTCTCAGATTAAACAATCTTAACTTGATAAGATTTGGGGAGAATTGGTTGACTTGTGGTAATCTTACTACAAGCGAGTCCAGTGTAAGCTTATAAATTTGAGGACAGCTTAAAATCAAAGGAACAATATCTATCTTGACGAAGTCTCTCTTTTTTACTTGTAAAGACAAAAGACGAGTGAATGTGAGAGTTTGGGGATTGTGTAAGAATGAGTCAAAATTTCCATCCACATCAATTGCTAATTTCTTGAGATTCTTCAGCTGTAGCAAATCACTCAGAACAAGATGCTTGGAATGAATACCTACCAATGTCTGTAATAAATTTCTAGACATAGTTGACCTCAAGAATTCACCAATTTCTACGCCAatagaaatatttaaaaaatatagatGCCTCAACTGTTCCAACTTGCACATTGAATTTGGTATTTTATTACTATTGGTCCATACTCTCAAAGTTTGCAGGCATCTCCAATTCCCAAAATAAGAAGGAATCATTTTTATTCGGCTGTTAGGCATACTAAATAACCTTAGGTGGATAAGATTTCCAATTTCTTTAGGCAACGTGGTGGTACGTTCAAAATCCCGCATGTCATCAATGATCAGAACTCTAAGCATCAGAAAGCGATTGCAGACATGTCTGAATACTCCTCCTTCGAACGCAATGTGTCGCTCATGTACAGAAAGGTACCTAAGAGAGCCATCCATATTTCGAACCATATGAACAAAATCATTACCAGTACTTTCACGATCACAATAAATGGCAAGTCTTCGTACATTTGTTATCGGGACAGTGGACACTGATTCAATTGGCTCTTCCACTTTATTCCTCAAATCAATAAAATGTAGAAAGTTTTCATCTCGAGCTTTAGACACGCACAAATCTCGCATGAGATCATGAATGCAAAATGATTTTATCGTTCCTGTTGAACTCATATCTTTGACCTGAATCATGCTCCTCTCCACCAACTCACTTAAGCAATCATATGCCACATCCTCGATGGTTTCCATACAACTTCCTCTTAATGATATAAAACCTTCTGCTATGAGTATAAGGAATAACTCTTTTACTCTTATCACAGTATCTTCAGCGTAGCGAGACAAGAACAAAAAACAAGGCTTCAAGTGACATGGTAACTCATTGTAACTCAAACCTAACACCCCCCAAACACTACGGTATTTTGAGTCATCGTGTTGTTCACCTTGACCTATGCAGCGCACTATGTTTCTTTTCATCTGCTCCCACTCATATATGGTGTGTTTCTTAGACAGAAGCCCAGCGAGCACGATGATGGCTAATGGCAAACCAGCGCACTTTTTAAGCATCTCAACCGCTAGTTCTTTCTTCCTTTCATTATCATCCGAGTCTGAATCTATATATCCAGTGAAAATGCACAAAAAGAATTATAATTAAATTGATGGAGCAAACTTGGGGCATGTATAGAGGCTTATATACTGCAAGATTGTCATCACGACAAACATGCATAAATAAAATGGGGTAGTAAGACAAATGAATACTCTCAATTAAGAAAAAAGTTGTCACACTAATGCTACCAGTTATTTCTCTATAGATAAAAGGAGGCACTAATATAATCATCGAAATAGGTAGCAACAATATTCCTATCAAACTTTTGGAAAACTAAACATTTCTCTGTTAAACACACTACCAACATATACAGAGCCTATGTATTACCAAATTCAAAAAGAATATTATGATCATTGAAATAAAAAGAGTGAAATATATTACCCGTTGA contains the following coding sequences:
- the LOC133790315 gene encoding putative disease resistance protein At1g50180, whose translation is MALEEAVVSFVIERLGDLLINEAKFLYGVKGQVKNAKIKLQCMRAFLKDADACVRNGDERVRLLVVQIRENSYTLEDVIETYVFKVASNNESVGTIRRVLKWSAQIIHVYKVGSKIKEISSNIDAWTSELEKYGVQRSMDKAAETSSSYVQERRQLRQAYSHVEDNHVVGFDKDIEELVALLTEQNNPHKPYKVISVYGMGGLGKTTLARKVYQHPQVRTHFFCCAWASISQQCNTRAVMEGILFAFTSPTDAQRNHIKSLSDVELTKKLHDFQKEWKCLVLLDDIWTTKTWDLLKHAFPQGDTDSKILLTTRNKDVAEHVDRHGFIHEPHLLDDKESWELFQNKYSSPGMESTDSDSDDNERKKELAVEMLKKCAGLPLAIIVLAGLLSKKHTIYEWEQMKRNIVRCIGQGEQHDDSKYRSVWGVLGLSYNELPCHLKPCFLFLSRYAEDTVIRVKELFLILIAEGFISLRGSCMETIEDVAYDCLSELVERSMIQVKDMSSTGTIKSFCIHDLMRDLCVSKARDENFLHFIDLRNKVEEPIESVSTVPITNVRRLAIYCDRESTGNDFVHMVRNMDGSLRYLSVHERHIAFEGGVFRHVCNRFLMLRVLIIDDMRDFERTTTLPKEIGNLIHLRLFSMPNSRIKMIPSYFGNWRCLQTLRVWTNSNKIPNSMCKLEQLRHLYFLNISIGVEIGEFLRSTMSRNLLQTLVGIHSKHLVLSDLLQLKNLKKLAIDVDGNFDSFLHNPQTLTFTRLLSLQVKKRDFVKIDIVPLILSCPQIYKLTLDSLVVRLPQVNQFSPNLIKLRLFNLRLEDDPMPTLEKLPKLRVLLISINCFMGDEMVCSRGGFNRLESLELIGLRGLKEWKVEESALSRLGYLRIEQCRGLRRVPDGLRNILTLNHMEIRHMPKKFKERMEEGGEDFYKVKHVTSRVFIDCDSEYASDYR